One window of the Chlorogloeopsis sp. ULAP01 genome contains the following:
- a CDS encoding relaxase/mobilization nuclease domain-containing protein yields the protein MIPVIYKKAGFLDTLEYVLGKDNAVVIDTNMMGKTPEEFNRQFLTTKYTNKAVKRQCAHLIIAIAHREGYHEHLSDSQYNYVAREYLADMGYLPGEQTNLPPSQYVVVRHHDRDHEHLHIIASRIRLDGSLVNDSYDYFNCQVSTRRIAAELGLEVTPTTSEVIASRLKQEYGIIAPISPNRSKSIRQINSKHKNPTSKEIIRSKIEEAIQNSPTVSTFIQRLEENNIRVLPKMRGLELLGFTYIHNNIKIAGYQVYKPYSWNKLQSEYGLTYDYKRDIAVLEQAKTKAINRRDNLTLPEVTSDLENQLSAENKSWAESILPTIGKIWDLANQTGKIKLMDGGIKLLKGKNYKITIKGEELTISSLQDDREIAKYNLEKNTVLAANPTDEDKQYWEKLTHKQSTFTQNKDIEFLS from the coding sequence GTGATACCCGTCATCTACAAAAAAGCTGGCTTCCTTGACACTTTAGAATACGTGTTGGGAAAAGATAATGCTGTAGTTATAGATACTAACATGATGGGAAAAACTCCAGAAGAATTTAACAGGCAGTTTCTCACAACCAAATATACCAATAAGGCTGTTAAGCGGCAATGTGCCCACTTAATTATTGCGATCGCACACCGTGAAGGTTATCACGAGCATTTATCCGATAGTCAGTATAACTATGTGGCAAGAGAATATCTAGCAGACATGGGATACTTGCCAGGGGAACAAACAAACCTTCCGCCTTCCCAGTATGTCGTCGTTCGCCATCACGACCGCGACCACGAACACTTACATATAATAGCTTCCCGTATTAGGTTAGATGGCAGTTTGGTTAATGATTCCTACGACTATTTCAACTGTCAGGTATCAACCAGACGCATCGCAGCAGAACTGGGATTGGAGGTTACACCAACAACTTCAGAGGTGATCGCCTCTAGATTGAAACAAGAGTATGGAATTATTGCACCTATAAGTCCCAATCGCAGTAAAAGTATCAGACAAATCAATAGCAAGCACAAAAACCCCACAAGTAAGGAGATTATTCGCTCGAAGATAGAAGAGGCCATTCAAAATAGCCCTACCGTCTCTACCTTTATCCAACGCCTAGAGGAAAACAATATTAGGGTATTACCGAAGATGCGGGGTTTGGAATTACTCGGCTTTACCTACATCCACAATAATATTAAAATTGCTGGTTATCAGGTATACAAACCCTACAGTTGGAACAAACTCCAGTCCGAGTACGGATTAACATATGATTACAAAAGGGATATAGCCGTACTCGAACAAGCTAAGACAAAGGCAATTAACCGCAGAGATAATCTCACTTTACCAGAAGTAACAAGCGACTTAGAGAACCAGCTATCAGCAGAGAATAAATCTTGGGCAGAGAGTATATTACCAACCATCGGTAAAATTTGGGATCTGGCAAACCAAACAGGAAAAATCAAGTTAATGGATGGAGGAATTAAACTCTTAAAAGGAAAAAATTACAAAATTACTATCAAGGGTGAAGAATTAACTATCTCGTCACTTCAAGATGATAGAGAAATAGCAAAATATAACCTAGAAAAAAATACAGTATTAGCTGCCAATCCTACAGATGAAGATAAACAGTACTGGGAAAAACTAACTCATAAACAATCAACATTTACTCAAAATAAAGATATAGAATTTTTGTCTTAA
- a CDS encoding MobB protein, which translates to MYLFEDEKATIKEKAAATGVTASEYLRSCGLKRVLAYLPPADLVTIRSAAGMAKSELMMLLHLVKETGHPQLAQPVEKAIAQVDKTIAVAFNMPLD; encoded by the coding sequence GTGTACCTGTTTGAGGATGAGAAAGCTACCATTAAAGAGAAAGCTGCTGCTACAGGAGTAACCGCCTCTGAGTACCTGCGCTCCTGTGGGTTGAAACGAGTACTGGCTTACTTACCACCAGCTGATTTAGTAACTATTCGTAGCGCCGCAGGTATGGCTAAAAGCGAACTGATGATGCTATTACATTTAGTAAAAGAAACAGGTCATCCCCAACTAGCCCAACCAGTCGAGAAGGCGATCGCTCAAGTGGATAAAACTATTGCGGTTGCATTCAATATGCCACTAGACTAG